The following are from one region of the Haloactinomyces albus genome:
- a CDS encoding ABC transporter ATP-binding protein, producing the protein MSLHLDTITLTYPDGQTRLTALDNVTLHAESGRFTAVIGPSGSGKSSLLSVAATLVTPDEGQVTVGGTEVTALSRTARTALRRDSIGFVFQQPNLLPALTSCEQLQVMAHMAGHPPRTARARARGLLDTVGLAALADRRPHQLSGGQRQRVNIARALMNEPPVLLVDEPTSALDRARGTEVVDLIDDLTRTRDIATVMVTHNRGHLQHADQVVELVDGTLRTPSVP; encoded by the coding sequence ATGAGCCTGCACCTGGACACCATCACCCTGACCTATCCCGACGGCCAAACCCGTCTGACCGCGCTCGACAACGTCACCCTGCACGCCGAGTCCGGGCGGTTCACCGCCGTGATCGGACCGTCCGGCTCCGGCAAGTCCAGTCTCCTGTCCGTGGCAGCCACTCTCGTCACCCCCGATGAAGGGCAGGTCACCGTGGGCGGCACGGAGGTCACGGCGCTGTCCCGCACGGCACGGACGGCGCTGCGCCGGGACAGCATCGGGTTCGTCTTCCAACAGCCCAATCTGCTGCCCGCACTGACCTCCTGCGAACAGCTTCAGGTGATGGCGCACATGGCCGGGCATCCCCCGCGCACGGCTCGGGCTCGCGCTCGCGGCCTGCTCGACACGGTGGGGCTGGCAGCGCTGGCCGACCGGCGCCCGCACCAGCTTTCCGGGGGCCAGCGCCAGCGGGTGAACATCGCCCGCGCACTGATGAACGAGCCGCCGGTGCTGCTGGTCGACGAGCCGACCAGCGCACTCGACCGGGCACGGGGCACCGAGGTCGTCGACCTGATCGACGACCTCACTCGCACCCGCGATATCGCCACGGTGATGGTCACGCACAATCGCGGCCATCTCCAGCATGCCGACCAGGTCGTCGAGCTCGTCGACGGCACGCTCAGGACACCGAGCGTGCCGTGA
- a CDS encoding ABC transporter permease: protein MFVAWRDLRFARGRFALVGSVVVLMTVLVGMLSGLTAGLGRENISAITGLQADHIAFAEPPDGQDPSFAGSIVHRDQWRSWAQTTGVASAAPVGIATTRARAGDTTAAVSAFGVDPAGFPGPATRPAPGSAVLSHTAAEELGVGIGDRVTLGKTLKVDIAAVEGDASYSHAPVVWTSLRDWQQLAPRTTGSGSAGSGAQATVIALSFTGEVDTAAADAAAGTRTVTRQESLRAIGSYTAENGSLQLMRGFLFAISALVIGAFFTVWTVQRSGDIAVLKALGASTGYLLRDALGQALLLLLGGTAAGGAIAAGAGAAAAGTVPFVLDLTTTVLPALVMVLLGAAGAALAVRRITTVDPLTALGSAR, encoded by the coding sequence ATGTTCGTCGCATGGAGGGACCTGAGATTCGCCCGGGGCAGATTCGCCCTCGTGGGCAGTGTCGTGGTGTTGATGACCGTGCTCGTGGGGATGCTGTCCGGACTGACCGCCGGGCTCGGCAGGGAGAACATCTCGGCGATCACGGGATTGCAGGCCGACCACATCGCCTTCGCCGAGCCGCCCGACGGGCAGGACCCCTCGTTCGCGGGCTCGATCGTGCACCGGGACCAGTGGCGCTCGTGGGCACAAACCACCGGTGTGGCCTCGGCGGCACCGGTGGGCATCGCCACGACGCGGGCACGGGCCGGTGACACCACGGCCGCTGTCTCGGCATTCGGTGTGGATCCGGCCGGATTTCCGGGGCCGGCCACACGCCCCGCCCCGGGCAGTGCCGTGCTGTCCCACACCGCTGCCGAGGAGCTCGGCGTCGGCATCGGCGACCGAGTCACCCTGGGCAAAACGCTGAAGGTCGATATCGCCGCAGTCGAAGGCGATGCTTCCTACAGCCACGCACCGGTCGTCTGGACGTCCCTGCGCGACTGGCAGCAACTCGCCCCCCGGACCACGGGCAGTGGTTCCGCAGGCAGTGGGGCGCAAGCCACGGTGATCGCGCTGTCGTTCACCGGCGAGGTCGACACGGCCGCAGCCGACGCCGCAGCAGGCACCCGCACTGTCACTCGACAGGAATCACTCCGGGCCATCGGCTCCTACACGGCGGAGAACGGCTCGTTGCAGCTCATGCGTGGCTTTCTGTTCGCGATCTCGGCACTGGTCATCGGTGCCTTCTTCACGGTGTGGACGGTGCAGCGCAGTGGCGATATCGCGGTGCTCAAGGCACTCGGTGCGTCGACGGGCTACCTGCTACGGGACGCGCTCGGCCAGGCACTGCTCCTGCTGCTGGGAGGAACGGCAGCGGGCGGGGCCATCGCCGCGGGCGCCGGTGCCGCCGCGGCCGGAACCGTCCCCTTCGTTCTCGACCTCACCACCACGGTTCTGCCCGCCCTCGTCATGGTCCTGCTCGGTGCGGCCGGTGCCGCGCTGGCCGTACGCCGAATCACCACCGTCGACCCCCTCACCGCCCTCGGGAGCGCACGATGA
- a CDS encoding sensor histidine kinase has translation MDPAKFAPALRVLTACLHLLVACLLMLAALRAVLDTSPYVTGIVAAVVLTAAVYTGGAVLSTFRHSTLAAAAWLAVLSACWLVLLALAADGAWLAFPLFFLQLHLLPRRIRMVVVAATTLATILGFAWHQHTLTVGTVVGPALGAAVAVATVLGYEALHRESEQRRSLIEDLVATRAELAAAERHAGTLGERERLAREIHDTLAQGLSSIVLLLRAADRAMPRDAAVAAAREHIDRATTTAGANLAEARRFVRALTQPDLEHGSLAAALHRLCESGSSGATMTFRRTGTPVELPTPVEVALLRIAQSAVSNVERHAVADRVEVTLSYFDGAVAVDVVDDGRGFEPDRALSDGTASDRAVSGSAVSGSVEAAGAASEGGFGVSAMRTRAAELGGTMSVESAPGKGCAVAVTFPLERECRGDS, from the coding sequence ATGGATCCGGCCAAGTTCGCCCCGGCGCTGCGCGTGCTCACAGCGTGCCTGCATCTGCTCGTCGCCTGCCTGCTCATGCTGGCCGCCCTCCGGGCGGTGCTCGATACCTCGCCGTATGTGACCGGGATCGTGGCCGCCGTGGTCCTCACCGCCGCCGTGTACACGGGTGGTGCGGTGCTGAGCACATTTCGGCATTCGACGCTCGCCGCTGCGGCGTGGCTGGCTGTGCTCAGCGCCTGCTGGCTGGTGTTGCTGGCGCTGGCCGCCGACGGTGCCTGGCTGGCCTTTCCCCTGTTCTTCCTGCAACTGCACCTGCTGCCACGGCGTATCCGGATGGTGGTGGTGGCCGCGACCACGTTGGCCACGATCCTCGGGTTCGCCTGGCATCAGCACACTCTGACGGTCGGCACCGTGGTGGGACCGGCCCTCGGGGCGGCGGTGGCCGTGGCCACGGTCCTCGGGTACGAGGCGCTGCACCGGGAGAGTGAGCAGCGCCGCAGCCTCATCGAGGACTTGGTGGCCACTCGTGCGGAGCTGGCTGCCGCGGAACGCCATGCGGGTACGCTCGGGGAGCGTGAACGGCTCGCCCGCGAGATTCATGACACGCTTGCGCAGGGCTTGTCCAGCATCGTGCTGCTGCTGCGCGCCGCGGACCGAGCCATGCCTCGGGATGCCGCGGTCGCTGCGGCTCGGGAGCACATCGACCGCGCCACGACCACGGCCGGTGCCAATCTCGCGGAGGCGCGTCGTTTCGTTCGCGCGCTCACCCAGCCCGACCTCGAACACGGCTCGCTGGCCGCGGCGCTGCACCGGCTGTGCGAGAGCGGTTCCTCCGGGGCGACCATGACGTTCCGCCGCACCGGAACTCCGGTCGAGTTGCCGACTCCGGTGGAGGTGGCGCTCCTGCGCATCGCGCAGTCGGCGGTGAGCAACGTCGAGCGGCATGCCGTCGCCGACCGGGTGGAGGTGACGCTGAGCTACTTCGATGGCGCGGTCGCGGTCGATGTCGTCGACGACGGTCGGGGATTCGAGCCCGACCGTGCTCTCTCCGACGGGACCGCGTCCGACCGCGCCGTATCCGGCAGCGCCGTATCCGGCAGTGTCGAGGCCGCTGGTGCCGCGTCCGAAGGCGGATTCGGCGTGTCGGCGATGCGTACTCGCGCCGCGGAACTGGGCGGCACGATGTCGGTGGAGAGTGCCCCGGGGAAGGGGTGCGCGGTGGCGGTGACGTTTCCCCTCGAACGGGAATGCCGGGGGGACTCGTGA
- a CDS encoding response regulator, with amino-acid sequence MPGGLVTEPIRLLLADDHPVVRAGLRAVLEVETDLRVVAEASTADEAVELAAGGGVDVVLMDLQFGSASSGVRATTAITERPEAPHVLILTNYDTEADILAAIEAGAIGYLLKDAPPDELAAGVRAAAGGQTALARRVATRLTNRMRSTGTELSSREVEVLQLVAAGLSNADISRRLFLSRATVKTHLVHIYTKLEVDSRTAAVAAASEQGIIRSW; translated from the coding sequence ATGCCGGGGGGACTCGTGACGGAACCGATCCGCTTGCTGCTGGCCGATGACCACCCGGTGGTCCGTGCGGGGCTGCGCGCGGTGCTGGAGGTCGAAACCGACCTGCGGGTGGTGGCCGAAGCCTCCACAGCGGACGAGGCCGTCGAGCTCGCAGCGGGCGGGGGAGTGGACGTGGTGCTGATGGATCTGCAGTTCGGTAGCGCCTCCTCCGGAGTTCGGGCCACTACGGCGATCACGGAGCGGCCGGAGGCCCCGCACGTGCTGATCCTGACCAACTACGACACCGAGGCCGACATCCTGGCCGCCATCGAAGCCGGGGCGATCGGCTACCTGCTCAAGGACGCACCGCCGGACGAGCTGGCGGCGGGGGTGCGGGCCGCCGCGGGCGGTCAGACCGCACTGGCGCGCCGGGTCGCCACCCGATTGACGAACAGGATGCGGTCGACGGGCACCGAACTCAGCTCTCGTGAGGTCGAGGTGCTGCAACTCGTCGCAGCCGGTTTGTCCAATGCGGACATCAGTAGGCGGCTGTTTCTGAGTCGGGCCACGGTGAAGACGCACCTGGTGCACATCTACACCAAACTGGAGGTGGATTCGCGTACGGCGGCGGTGGCAGCGGCGAGTGAGCAGGGCATCATCCGGAGCTGGTGA
- a CDS encoding STAS domain-containing protein encodes MATVSDSMSADASNIAATEIPDQGPPPALPLSHPPLDRPLRLRVHQSDSGSQVIAAGGALDTAGADEFADVLRRRIDTTADRMVVDFSAVSFLTTAGVVALLEAGWRAQRRGIALVLVTGNRVVDRLLELMEVTERFVRAPTVASALATTAGPSTEVPRPR; translated from the coding sequence ATGGCAACTGTTTCAGATTCCATGTCGGCCGACGCGTCGAACATCGCCGCCACGGAGATCCCCGACCAGGGACCGCCCCCGGCGTTGCCGTTGTCTCACCCGCCTCTCGACCGCCCCCTGCGGCTGCGGGTGCATCAGTCCGACAGCGGTTCCCAGGTGATCGCGGCCGGCGGCGCCCTGGACACCGCCGGTGCCGACGAATTCGCCGACGTGCTCCGCCGCCGGATCGACACAACGGCCGACAGGATGGTGGTGGACTTCTCCGCCGTGTCGTTTTTGACCACCGCCGGGGTGGTCGCCCTGCTGGAAGCGGGCTGGCGTGCCCAGCGCCGCGGGATCGCGCTGGTACTGGTCACCGGAAACCGCGTGGTGGATCGGCTCCTGGAGTTGATGGAGGTCACCGAGCGCTTCGTCCGTGCTCCCACGGTCGCCAGTGCGCTGGCGACGACCGCAGGCCCCAGCACGGAGGTACCGCGGCCGCGCTGA
- a CDS encoding aldo/keto reductase, giving the protein MQQRSLGSQGLTVTAQGLGCMGMSFAYSGQDDQESKATILRALDHGVTFLDTADMYGPWTNERLVGQALAGRRDEVVLATKFGNEVDSEGNLAGRVNGRPEYVRRSIDGSLQRLGTDHIDLYYQHRVDPDVPVAETWGAMSELVQAGKVRYLGISEASPESIRAAHATHPVTAVQTEYSLFSREPEDNGVLATCRELGIGFVAYSPLGRGFLSGTIRSIDDLPSDDWRRGAPRFQGENFDRNLAVVDRVHELAEGKGATASQLALAWVLAQGDDIVAIPGTKRRTYLDENVAAMDVILTQTDLDAIEELAPRGVASGQRYDERGMQTVHI; this is encoded by the coding sequence ATGCAACAGCGCAGTTTGGGCAGTCAGGGCCTGACCGTGACCGCGCAGGGCCTCGGCTGCATGGGCATGAGCTTCGCCTACTCCGGTCAGGACGACCAGGAGTCGAAGGCCACGATCCTGCGTGCGCTCGACCACGGCGTGACCTTCCTGGACACGGCCGACATGTACGGGCCGTGGACCAACGAGCGTCTCGTGGGACAGGCACTGGCAGGGCGCCGCGACGAAGTGGTCCTGGCGACGAAGTTCGGCAACGAGGTCGACAGCGAGGGCAACCTCGCCGGAAGGGTCAACGGCCGTCCCGAGTACGTCCGCCGGTCCATCGACGGCTCGCTGCAGCGGCTCGGCACCGACCACATCGATCTCTACTACCAGCACCGCGTCGATCCGGACGTTCCCGTCGCCGAGACCTGGGGCGCGATGTCCGAGCTGGTCCAGGCGGGCAAGGTCCGCTACCTGGGTATCTCCGAGGCGTCACCGGAGTCGATCCGCGCGGCGCACGCCACCCACCCGGTGACGGCGGTGCAGACGGAGTACTCGCTGTTCAGCCGTGAGCCCGAGGACAACGGAGTACTGGCGACCTGCCGGGAGCTCGGCATCGGGTTCGTCGCCTACTCCCCCTTGGGACGCGGCTTCCTGTCCGGCACGATCCGCAGCATCGACGACCTCCCGTCCGACGATTGGCGTCGTGGCGCCCCGAGGTTCCAGGGCGAGAACTTCGATCGCAACCTGGCCGTGGTCGACCGGGTCCACGAGCTCGCCGAGGGCAAGGGCGCGACGGCCTCGCAGCTCGCGCTCGCGTGGGTGCTCGCCCAGGGCGACGACATCGTGGCCATCCCCGGCACCAAACGGCGCACGTACCTCGACGAGAACGTCGCCGCCATGGACGTCATCCTCACGCAGACCGACCTCGACGCGATCGAGGAGCTCGCGCCCCGTGGGGTCGCCTCCGGGCAGCGCTATGACGAGCGGGGGATGCAGACCGTCCACATCTAG
- a CDS encoding type II toxin-antitoxin system PemK/MazF family toxin, which translates to MPYRTNRGDTAGEFGFPHHVRVDDDGGLPRSGWAMCEAARALSTQRFGRLIGTATEQTTGAITDQLALWLECYRRLLADDATSMTGSSVDAEAGFRRWALCVSGPWNKAELSSRKSNPSRCDLAPGR; encoded by the coding sequence ATGCCGTACCGCACGAACCGGGGTGATACGGCAGGTGAATTCGGCTTCCCGCACCACGTTCGGGTCGATGATGACGGCGGACTGCCTCGATCCGGCTGGGCGATGTGTGAAGCAGCGCGGGCACTGTCCACGCAGCGGTTCGGTCGCCTGATCGGCACCGCCACCGAACAGACCACGGGGGCGATCACCGATCAGCTCGCACTGTGGCTGGAGTGCTATCGCCGGCTGCTGGCGGACGATGCCACCAGCATGACGGGCAGCAGCGTCGATGCGGAAGCCGGTTTCCGCCGCTGGGCTCTGTGCGTGTCCGGGCCCTGGAACAAGGCCGAGCTGTCGTCTCGGAAGAGCAATCCAAGCCGCTGTGACCTCGCCCCTGGGAGGTGA